The nucleotide window AAAGATGAATTCCGGGGTTAGGCCTGGCGAAAGTCGAGCTATACAGAGCGCCGCCTTCGCGCGGATGCGCTGCTCGTGCGGCAACGCCTCTATTTCGGTATCTGAAAAGAAGGCCTTCACGACAATTCCCCCAAAGCGTACCAGCCGATGCCCATTTCGCTCGTTACGCTGCAGGAGAGGGACTCAATTGCACCAGAGTCCATAAGCACCTCCCAATAGCCGCCCCAACGCGTCGGCACATGACGAACGACTGCGCCAGCATTTTGCTCCGGCAACTCGCCGGGACCCGATACAGCGCCAACACGCAGCCCAACTCGCAGCTCGGTCGCTTTATATCTACCTTGAATCATCCCGAAACCTCTCACCTCAAACGTGCTGCAATCCCTGTAAAGGCTCACCAGTCGCGTCACAATCGACTACGCAGCCATCGATTCCTTTCGCGCCATCAGCTCTTCATATCGCCCCAGCACCGTGTCAGTGGTCAGGCACTTGGAGTCCATCTCCAACAGGTCCGACACACGACGACGAACGCTCGCGACCAAACTTGCTTCGTCTCGCGTAGGCAATACGGTCGGCCAACCAGCAGTGAACATGAGGCGTTGGGGTAACTCGCTCTCGATTGCTTGACGCCTTTCCGACAACACTTTGCTACGTGCAATCCGGTCACGTAGATCGGTTGAGAGGAGGTGCGGCGCTACGTCGGCGAGCCAGCGGCTGCCTTGAAACGCAAACGTCGAGGACGCTTCGAGTTCGACCATCTGGACGTACAACTCGTGGTTGTCCGGACAGTTGCTTGCCGCGAGGAGATCCTGTTGTGAAGACATGATGCAGTAGGCGCAACTTACGCGACTCGCACCGTACATTGTGTATGCCTCGTGGAGCGCGAGTCCTGCGTCAGCGATAGCGCCGAACACTTCCTGAATGGGCCACTCTATGATCGGATTCCATGAGAGACCCACATAGCCCTTGCGCTGCAATTTCGCGAGAGGTGCGGAAACCGGCATTCGACTCCGGCCGGTGCTTTCCTGTCGCCTGATGCCAGTCACGTTGAGGATGTCGTGACATGGGAACCGTTTCTTGAGCGCGGACGTGATGACGGCCACCTTCAGCTCGGACGTGCAGAAGCGCATTGAAGGAGTGCTCCACGGGAGGATCAACTTCACGCAGGACAGATCCTGGTAACGCGCGACGTTGTTAGCCCACCGTCCTTGCCACCGGGCCAGCATGTCGCCCGCCGTGCGCTGTACCACCATCAACTCCCAGCCGATCTTTGCCGCGAGGCGTTCGCAGCTCGGCAGGCTGTCGCGCCACTCAACGCGCCCGAGGTCAGCATGAATCAATACCCGTGGACCCGTGTGACC belongs to Burkholderia vietnamiensis LMG 10929 and includes:
- a CDS encoding phosphoadenosine phosphosulfate reductase family protein, which translates into the protein MMAQIQLFDASMLSSLTVANSGRDVATTAEVIRLLEKNCVVAIGVSGGKDSDACAIAVSRYLDQFGHTGPRVLIHADLGRVEWRDSLPSCERLAAKIGWELMVVQRTAGDMLARWQGRWANNVARYQDLSCVKLILPWSTPSMRFCTSELKVAVITSALKKRFPCHDILNVTGIRRQESTGRSRMPVSAPLAKLQRKGYVGLSWNPIIEWPIQEVFGAIADAGLALHEAYTMYGASRVSCAYCIMSSQQDLLAASNCPDNHELYVQMVELEASSTFAFQGSRWLADVAPHLLSTDLRDRIARSKVLSERRQAIESELPQRLMFTAGWPTVLPTRDEASLVASVRRRVSDLLEMDSKCLTTDTVLGRYEELMARKESMAA